One genomic region from Rhizomicrobium palustre encodes:
- the gnd gene encoding phosphogluconate dehydrogenase (NAD(+)-dependent, decarboxylating), which produces MQIAIVGLGRMGANIARRLMRGGHEIVAYDVSKDAVQALSREGAMPAGSLEDLVAKLKAPRAVWVMLPAGKITEDCIAVLSGLLSAGDTVIDGGNTYYKDDVRRAAALREKSLTYIDVGTSGGVWGLDRGYCMMIGGDKGAVDRLDPIFATLAPGVGSIDKTPNRESRDPRVEQGYMHCGPAGSGHFVKMVHNGIEYGMMQAFAEGFEIMQGRANEDLPEAERFTLDLPDIAEVWRRGSVVSSWLLDLTSQALAEKPALDNFTGIVSDSGEGRWTVEAAIEEAVPAHVLSASLYARFSSRRPGSFANRLLSAMRAKFGGHVEPK; this is translated from the coding sequence ATGCAAATCGCGATCGTCGGACTGGGCCGGATGGGTGCCAATATTGCCCGGAGGCTCATGCGAGGCGGTCACGAGATCGTCGCCTACGACGTCAGTAAGGACGCCGTTCAGGCACTGTCGCGCGAAGGGGCCATGCCCGCCGGTTCTCTCGAGGATCTGGTGGCGAAATTGAAGGCCCCGCGCGCGGTTTGGGTGATGCTGCCAGCCGGCAAGATCACCGAAGACTGCATCGCCGTGCTCTCCGGACTTCTGTCTGCCGGAGACACGGTGATCGACGGCGGCAACACCTATTACAAGGACGACGTTCGCCGCGCCGCCGCTTTACGCGAAAAATCCCTCACTTATATCGATGTCGGCACCTCTGGCGGGGTGTGGGGCCTCGACCGCGGCTATTGCATGATGATCGGCGGCGATAAGGGCGCCGTGGATCGTCTCGATCCGATTTTCGCCACGCTTGCTCCGGGTGTAGGCAGCATCGACAAGACCCCGAACCGCGAAAGCCGCGATCCGCGCGTGGAGCAAGGCTATATGCATTGCGGGCCCGCGGGCTCGGGCCATTTCGTCAAGATGGTCCATAACGGCATCGAGTACGGCATGATGCAGGCCTTCGCGGAAGGCTTCGAAATCATGCAGGGCCGCGCCAATGAAGACCTGCCGGAAGCCGAGCGCTTCACCCTCGACCTGCCCGATATCGCCGAAGTATGGCGCCGCGGCAGTGTGGTGAGCTCCTGGCTACTCGATCTCACCTCGCAGGCGTTGGCCGAAAAGCCCGCCCTCGACAATTTCACCGGCATTGTTTCGGATTCCGGCGAAGGCCGCTGGACCGTGGAAGCCGCCATCGAAGAAGCCGTGCCCGCGCATGTGCTTTCGGCTTCGCTCTACGCGCGCTTCTCCTCGCGCCGCCCGGGCAGCTTTGCCAATCGCCTGCTCTCGGCCATGCGCGCCAAGTTCGGCGGCCATGTCGAGCCGAAGTAA
- a CDS encoding bifunctional transaldolase/phosoglucose isomerase produces the protein MNPLKELEKFGQAPWLDNLGRGLVRSGDLARLVQEEGIKGVTSNPAIFEKSMGHTNEYDDEIRSLLDAGKAEIGLIFNSLAITDIKAACDVLRPVYDATKKADGFVSMECNPYLALDTEATLVEARHLWKEIGRENAMIKVPATHEGIPAIQTLLSEGININVTLLFSQEMYKKVALAYIAGLEGLPKDYDLSTVSSVASFFVSRIDAKIDALLAKKAAEATGDEKARIEALAGKTAIANAKLAYVAYEEIFSGPRWEALAKRGARPQRLLWASTGVKSKAYPDTLYVDTLIGDNTVNTMPPATVEAFRDHGKPAADTIKADVEGAHAVLAALPGLGIDLDAITTKLVEEGVELFAVAADNLFGAIAGKCDEITGKKLRISWSLAGNEEAVTAAQKAWTKAGNIRKVWAKDTTIWARADEDKWLGWLDAPTKAKGHQASLEAFQAKVKAGSWSDVVLLGMGGSSLGAEVLREVLVPGTKFHILDSTDPDEVQTLDKNIAIATTLFIVASKSGSTLEPNLFKDYYFDRVAQAVGKNKAASHFVAITDPGSSLEKDATAEGFSAIFPGEKSIGGRYSVLSNFGLVAAAAMGVNIDAFIKEALAAEAACGPLSPPPTNPGAQIGIALGTLALRGRDKLTVLASKGLSSFGAWLEQLVAESTGKLGKGIIPFDGEPVGSASAYGEDRVFVVLKLKGEEAHDNLVGALKPLGHPVIEVEVDGPYQLARLFYIFEIATAVAGSFLGINPFDQPDVEAAKVKARALMEAGGAKDSEKPVFARNGISVYADPANAKALAGAETLEDCLAAHFKRVGAGDYIALVAFIERNAAHTADFDAMRAALRDKTGAAVGLGFGPRFLHSTGQGYKGGPASGVFLQVTCKHVHDVAVPGRGYTFGAVIDAQAAGDLAVLTERGRRAIRVHLDTVDEGLKTLARAVEAALK, from the coding sequence ATGAACCCCCTAAAAGAACTTGAAAAATTCGGACAGGCCCCTTGGCTCGACAACCTCGGCCGCGGGCTGGTGCGCAGCGGCGATCTCGCCCGGCTGGTGCAGGAAGAAGGCATCAAGGGGGTGACCTCCAACCCGGCGATTTTCGAAAAATCGATGGGCCATACCAATGAGTATGATGATGAGATCCGATCGCTCCTGGATGCGGGCAAAGCCGAGATCGGCCTGATCTTCAACAGCCTCGCCATCACCGACATCAAGGCGGCCTGCGACGTGCTCCGCCCGGTCTATGACGCCACCAAGAAGGCCGACGGCTTCGTCTCGATGGAGTGCAATCCCTATCTTGCACTCGACACCGAAGCGACCCTGGTCGAAGCCCGCCATCTCTGGAAAGAGATCGGCCGCGAAAACGCGATGATCAAGGTGCCTGCGACGCATGAGGGCATTCCGGCGATCCAGACGCTCCTGTCGGAAGGCATCAACATCAACGTCACCCTGCTCTTCTCGCAGGAGATGTATAAGAAGGTCGCGCTGGCCTATATCGCGGGCCTGGAAGGCCTGCCGAAGGATTACGATCTGTCGACCGTGTCGAGCGTGGCGAGCTTCTTCGTTTCCCGCATCGACGCCAAGATCGACGCTCTCCTCGCCAAGAAGGCGGCGGAAGCCACCGGCGACGAGAAAGCCCGCATCGAAGCCCTGGCCGGTAAGACCGCCATCGCCAATGCCAAGCTCGCTTATGTCGCTTACGAAGAAATCTTCTCCGGCCCGCGCTGGGAAGCGCTCGCCAAGCGCGGCGCGCGTCCGCAACGCCTGCTCTGGGCCTCCACCGGCGTGAAGAGCAAGGCCTATCCCGATACGCTCTATGTCGACACGCTGATCGGCGACAACACCGTGAACACCATGCCGCCCGCGACCGTGGAAGCCTTCCGCGATCACGGCAAGCCTGCCGCCGATACCATCAAGGCTGATGTCGAAGGCGCGCATGCGGTGCTCGCGGCCCTGCCCGGCCTCGGTATCGACCTCGACGCCATCACCACCAAGCTGGTGGAAGAAGGCGTGGAACTCTTCGCGGTTGCCGCCGACAATCTCTTCGGTGCCATCGCCGGCAAGTGCGATGAGATCACCGGCAAGAAGCTGCGCATCTCCTGGAGCCTCGCGGGCAATGAAGAAGCCGTGACGGCGGCGCAGAAGGCCTGGACCAAGGCGGGCAACATTCGCAAAGTCTGGGCCAAGGACACCACCATCTGGGCCCGCGCCGATGAAGATAAGTGGCTCGGCTGGCTCGATGCCCCCACCAAGGCGAAGGGCCATCAGGCCTCGCTCGAAGCCTTCCAGGCCAAGGTGAAGGCCGGTTCGTGGAGCGATGTCGTGCTGCTCGGCATGGGCGGCTCGAGCCTCGGCGCCGAAGTGCTGCGCGAAGTGCTGGTGCCGGGGACCAAGTTCCACATCCTCGACTCCACCGATCCGGATGAAGTGCAGACCCTCGACAAGAACATCGCCATCGCCACCACCTTGTTCATCGTCGCCTCCAAGTCCGGCTCGACCCTCGAACCGAACCTGTTCAAGGACTACTACTTCGATCGCGTGGCGCAGGCCGTCGGCAAGAACAAGGCCGCTTCGCATTTCGTCGCCATCACCGACCCGGGCTCCTCGCTCGAGAAGGACGCGACGGCGGAAGGCTTCTCGGCCATCTTCCCGGGCGAAAAGTCCATCGGCGGGCGCTATTCGGTGCTCTCCAACTTCGGTCTGGTCGCTGCCGCCGCGATGGGCGTGAATATCGACGCCTTCATCAAGGAAGCCCTCGCCGCCGAAGCTGCTTGCGGCCCGCTCTCCCCGCCCCCGACCAATCCGGGCGCGCAGATCGGTATCGCGCTTGGCACGCTGGCCCTGCGCGGTCGTGACAAGCTGACGGTTCTGGCCTCCAAGGGGCTTTCGAGCTTCGGCGCCTGGCTGGAACAGCTCGTTGCTGAATCCACCGGCAAGCTCGGCAAGGGCATCATTCCGTTCGACGGCGAGCCGGTCGGCTCCGCTTCGGCTTACGGCGAAGACCGCGTTTTCGTGGTGCTGAAGCTGAAGGGAGAAGAAGCGCATGACAACCTCGTCGGCGCGCTGAAGCCGCTTGGCCATCCGGTGATCGAAGTTGAGGTTGACGGGCCCTATCAGCTCGCGCGCCTCTTCTACATCTTCGAAATCGCCACCGCGGTTGCAGGCTCCTTCCTCGGCATCAACCCGTTCGATCAACCCGACGTGGAAGCTGCCAAGGTCAAGGCGCGTGCGTTGATGGAAGCTGGCGGCGCCAAGGATTCGGAAAAGCCGGTCTTTGCCCGTAACGGTATCTCCGTCTATGCCGATCCGGCCAATGCCAAGGCGCTCGCCGGGGCTGAAACCCTGGAAGATTGCCTTGCGGCGCACTTCAAGCGGGTCGGCGCTGGCGATTACATCGCCCTCGTCGCCTTTATCGAGCGTAACGCGGCCCATACGGCGGATTTCGACGCCATGCGGGCGGCCCTGCGTGACAAGACCGGCGCGGCGGTTGGCCTGGGCTTTGGCCCGCGCTTCCTGCACTCCACCGGTCAAGGCTATAAAGGTGGACCGGCCAGCGGTGTTTTCTTGCAAGTTACCTGCAAGCATGTACACGATGTCGCGGTTCCGGGCCGCGGGTACACCTTCGGGGCGGTGATCGATGCGCAAGCCGCAGGCGATCTGGCCGTTCTGACGGAACGCGGGCGCCGGGCTATTCGTGTCCATCTGGACACCGTGGATGAAGGTCTGAAGACCCTCGCCCGCGCTGTGGAAGCCGCATTGAAGTAG
- a CDS encoding fumarylacetoacetate hydrolase family protein: protein MKLVTFATGGQAAIGRVEEGGILPLPFGFGSMIDLINHWPEREAQVRNVTQTTALEKLPLKEAILLPPIPRPGKILAIGLNYADHIREMGGEIPERQVWFCKQPTAANGPFQPIILPKVAREVDYEAELVAVIGKGGRHISREEAPNHVFGYCVGNDVSVRDWQMATSQWMLGKSFDTHAPFGPWITTADEIGDPHGLGVRAFVNGELRQDSDTSNLVFDLWEQIALVSQVMTLEPGDLIFTGTPGGVGMGFKPPRYLGDGDIVRIEIDRLGTIEAVCEREE, encoded by the coding sequence ATGAAGCTGGTGACTTTTGCTACCGGTGGACAAGCGGCGATAGGCCGCGTGGAAGAGGGCGGAATCCTGCCCCTGCCGTTCGGTTTCGGCAGCATGATTGATCTGATAAATCACTGGCCGGAGCGAGAAGCGCAGGTCCGTAACGTCACCCAGACGACAGCGTTGGAAAAGTTGCCCCTGAAAGAGGCGATTTTGCTGCCGCCGATTCCCCGTCCCGGTAAAATCCTCGCCATCGGTCTCAACTATGCCGATCACATCCGCGAGATGGGCGGCGAAATCCCTGAGCGCCAGGTTTGGTTTTGCAAGCAGCCGACTGCGGCGAACGGTCCATTTCAGCCCATTATACTGCCCAAGGTTGCACGCGAGGTCGATTATGAAGCCGAGCTTGTGGCTGTAATCGGCAAGGGCGGGCGCCATATTTCCCGTGAAGAGGCTCCCAACCACGTTTTCGGATATTGCGTCGGCAATGATGTCAGCGTGCGCGACTGGCAGATGGCGACCAGCCAGTGGATGCTGGGCAAGTCCTTTGACACCCACGCCCCCTTCGGCCCCTGGATCACCACCGCGGACGAAATCGGCGATCCCCATGGTCTTGGCGTGCGCGCCTTCGTCAATGGCGAGCTGCGCCAGGATTCGGATACCTCTAACCTTGTCTTCGATCTTTGGGAACAGATCGCGCTGGTCAGCCAGGTGATGACGCTCGAACCCGGCGACCTCATCTTCACCGGCACGCCCGGCGGGGTCGGCATGGGCTTCAAGCCACCGCGATATCTGGGCGATGGCGATATTGTCCGTATAGAGATCGACCGCCTTGGCACCATCGAGGCGGTGTGCGAGCGGGAAGAGTAA